The Manduca sexta isolate Smith_Timp_Sample1 chromosome 9, JHU_Msex_v1.0, whole genome shotgun sequence genome segment TGGACAACGGCTTACCTGACGAAGACATAGAGGATATCCATAGCGAGGAGGTGGCTAGGCAGAAGTTCAATCTAATCTTCCCTGGTAATGGGTCTTTGACTTTCTCTCTGTAAATTCTTTCTGTAATTGGTCTATCCTTCATCCACAATACCAGATCGAAGGGTCTATTGTTCTTATGGTAGACTTTTCTAAGAATTTTTCGGTGTACTGATCcacaaatataaatttcgatTATTTTTTCACCATTTTACAAATCAAATTCGTTATTTCTagtattaaatatcataatataaatcctCAACATTAGCTTCATTTTTAACATCCGCTCTGATAACATTCATTCCATTCattttgttctattttattttttacatacatattaacaATTTAACATTTCTAGGTACGAAATGGTGCGGCACAGGCGACATCGCGGATAACTATGACGACCTCGGCTCGGCCAGGGAGACCGACATGTGCTGCAGGGACCACGACCACTGCTCAGACCTCATCCTCGGCAAGGAGACCAAATACAACCTCACCAACCCGGCCTTCTACACCAGGTACGAACTATAAAACATTCcacctaaatatatatatgaatataaatcaTTTACCTTCAAACCTGTCTTAGACTTTAGGGAGGTATTCTTTTATcatttccattataattttaatcaaaactaatattgaggtatgattaaaattatatttacatacataatattttgccaACCAAGCATTTAAACATACAATACCGTGTAGCTACGCCTACCGCCATCTAGTGAGCGTTTTGTATAGTTCCCTAGGTCAACACTCAAGGGCATTGGCTATACTTCCATggttaatattttcttttatgtctAGATACAGAAAACGCTTAAAATTAGTGCTCAAGTTACTTTGCATTCCCGACTTATAGTTTGACCACGGTCTTAACATTATTCTTCTGCTTCTAGACTGAACTGCGGGTGTGACGAGAAATTCCGTCTGTGTCTTCGTGCTGCGAACACCCGAATTGCAAATAGAATCGGCAAAATTTACTTCAACGCTTTGGGAACTAAGTGTTACAAGGAGGACTACCCTGTCATCGGGTGCAACTCATACGGCGggtaagtttataaattaactatattttgcCCATGGCTCGGCCCGCATGAGAGAGTTTTTCCGTGAGTCCCGCTTCATAATTTCCTGGGATACGGAACCTagagcactcaggagtaatgtcagttcagtagttccagagattaccccttacaaacaaacaaaattataaactttacctatttacaatattaataaatttgcagattattataaataaaaatactatggtctacaatgaataataataatacttaataggcgttcagtaaaataaatacagacaaTATTTCATCCTTATATAATATGCTTTTACATTGttaattgaatacataaatatacaataatatttattagataactTGTGTTAAtgttactaattttattgtttcagaTGGTTCAAGAGGAAATGTGTGGAGTATTCGTACAACACTACCGCGGACCGCCGCTTCCAGTGGTTCGACGTTAACAACTACTAAACATACTTAGACAATACAAGTTGCGTctagttcattttaataaacgatcccaatctcaatcttcaatccgattccgagaatgaaccaatcaaagtaaGTCATTTGTACGCATATCAAGAAAAACTTTGTTCTTATTGGTCTATTTTCAGATAGATCAGAAAAAgcgatcgggatcgtttattgaaaatggcggtaaattaGATAAAATCATAATCAATTCTTGTTTCAaatcagtatttattttattgtttacatttataaaccTCATACAGTAATTATGTTTAGTTTAATCAGGAACAAGGGCATTACTCTGATGACAGATATTCTcaattttactgtttatattcAAAAAGTCTATGTTTCTGTAACACTATTTTTagctaaaattgtatttaatacacTTGATCTACAAAGACTGTTTATTGtgatagtatatacctacataaaatcTTATTCACCAatgtttcgtttattaacttaaaacacttttattaaaGGATAAAAGATACTTTATTATGTCTAAccaaaacttaattttaagtgTATCATACAATGtcgttaattttatgtaataatacagcagtggcgaagagtcaagtttttgaaaaggtaacccgatggaaaaaaaatgccttagttaacatatcgcaaccaattaccagaaaaaaaaattaagataatcgtaaaccggcttcccttttaggtgtaaaagggaagccggtaggaatcgggttgtatggacgcttcgccactgtaataCAGTAATTAATTTTCACTATAATTTAGCTAATAAGGTGTATTCAGACATGTACACCTGTAGAATAAACCTTAACAATATTCTTAATCGATGCCGCCTTTTGTGTTTAATAagctgtaaaatttatttaattaaatttttgatacGAATAATGTAGatacttaaaagttatttatttttttatttagtaaaaataaacaattaattttaatatcctCAATTTTTTATCTTGCTAATATTTTGCATCTCCATGATCCAGTAAAAGATCATAAGGGCTGACGGTTCGACGGAAATCTAATCGGTGCAAACTGCTTCAAATTTTAATGGTACTGAAAAGAAAATACTTTCCAACTGTTATCGCTGTGTAGCGCTGTGGATTAAACTGAGACGAAGCTGTAATCTAATTAAAGACATTCAAAGATGGAATAATGTTAATCTTAAACCAACATACTCTGAAGACTTGTTTTTTTAGAGCATCTACTGTGATATAGTAAATGCTCTGAAAATTATAGTAGacagcgacccgccccggcttcgcacgggtgcaatgctgactatttaatggatgttattattatacatataaaccttcctcttgaattaatctatgtattaaaaaaaaccgcatcaaaatccgttgcgtagttttaaagatttaagcacacatagggacagagaaagcgactttgttttatactatgtagtgatgatgaTTAACGAGGCCGAGTTCGCTGATCTAACTCCATCAGTTCTAAGTTCTTGGTGACGTCTACATCATTACATTGTAGATAGTCCAAAACTGtgttttaagatttttcaaACGACGAAACTGTCTAAAAAGGCTATCCAACCCCAGACCCGTAACCCACAACGTGGTCCGTCAACGTATCTGAATTGACCAGCTAACAGTAGTCCGCTGGTAATCGCCAATTGATATGAAAGAAAAACTACAATTAAATCCCTGACATAAAAAAGGATGAAATGCATATCAAATTCTTAATACAGTATTTTCAGAATAGATGTAAAGATTTTGAAGCAGAGCGCAAAGACATTCTACTTTTTATTAACTCATTCACAATTATTAGTGACGAAGTAATGAAATACCCAGCCAATATTCAGCTAGAAAACAACGAAACCACAATCACAGATATTTTCCAACACAGTTTTTTCACAACCACAGCAGCCTATCGATGATTTTGTAAAGTTCTGGAAGATGAACCAAAAAGAGATTTTCCTACCACATCTGTTGCGTTgcagttttaaagtaaatttgtaaaaaataaatacggtgttttttttttacatgtaaacACATTTctgatttaattttactttctaTCTAtttctatctatatatttatatcagatTATTCGCCATGCATTCAAAAATGAATAGTTCAAAAACCCCTATAGAGGTTCACGGAATCAGCAAGAACTATTGTGTGGATCAAAGCTCATATagctcaaa includes the following:
- the LOC115443308 gene encoding phospholipase A2-like, producing the protein MYKLTDIFVLVALFSSCRCWVITRHEQPALDNGLPDEDIEDIHSEEVARQKFNLIFPGTKWCGTGDIADNYDDLGSARETDMCCRDHDHCSDLILGKETKYNLTNPAFYTRLNCGCDEKFRLCLRAANTRIANRIGKIYFNALGTKCYKEDYPVIGCNSYGGWFKRKCVEYSYNTTADRRFQWFDVNNY